DNA from Thiovulum sp. ES:
TGTAAAGAATTGGGAATTACTCAAAAAGAATTGGCAGAAAGAATCGGATTCTCAACAACATCAATTTCAAAATGGAACAAAAAAATAAATGGAATTCCAAAAAATGTTGAAAAAGTATTAAATTTGCTAGTTGAACATGAATTATTAAAAAAAGAGTATGAACTTTTTAGACAAAGAATACTAAGATAGAAATAAAAAATTTAACTAGATTAAATAAAATATTGATTTATTTAAAAAATTGGGTAAAATCCTCATCGAAAACAAAGAGAAGTTTGGTTGCTTATCTCTTTATTCTCATAACTTCCAAAAATAA
Protein-coding regions in this window:
- a CDS encoding putative transcriptional regulator with C-terminal CBS domains (PFAM: Helix-turn-helix), which produces MEQESLIKKTCKELGITQKELAERIGFSTTSISKWNKKINGIPKNVEKVLNLLVEHELLKKEYELFRQRILR